A genome region from Bacteroides stercoris ATCC 43183 includes the following:
- a CDS encoding transcription termination/antitermination NusG family protein, which translates to MTFQYIINHLHEPHLWCIVLTAPHAELNIQKKLEQQGFITYVPTISVRRSWAGCIKEIHIPTIARCVFVYATKEEMQEMQKEYTALSLQTVTALYQSQ; encoded by the coding sequence ATGACTTTCCAATATATTATCAACCATTTGCATGAACCGCATTTGTGGTGTATTGTACTGACCGCCCCACACGCCGAACTCAATATCCAAAAGAAACTGGAACAACAAGGGTTTATCACTTATGTTCCAACAATTTCAGTTCGGCGCAGTTGGGCCGGATGTATAAAAGAAATACACATCCCGACAATAGCAAGATGTGTATTTGTATATGCAACCAAGGAAGAAATGCAAGAGATGCAAAAGGAATATACCGCCTTATCTCTGCAAACCGTTACAGCTTTATATCAAAGCCAATAA
- a CDS encoding transcription termination/antitermination NusG family protein yields the protein MTFQYIIHHLDKPHSWFIVLTNPHTELNTKKKLEQQGFITYVPLVSVRRCWEGCIKEIHIPAIARCVFVYATDENVLRMQKEYTILNPQAVAALYQDQ from the coding sequence ATGACTTTTCAATATATCATCCATCACTTAGATAAGCCACATTCGTGGTTTATCGTATTGACCAACCCACACACCGAACTGAATACCAAAAAGAAACTGGAGCAGCAAGGTTTTATTACCTACGTCCCATTGGTTTCGGTTCGGCGATGCTGGGAAGGGTGTATAAAAGAAATACACATCCCGGCGATAGCGAGATGTGTATTTGTATATGCAACTGACGAAAATGTACTGAGAATGCAGAAAGAATATACCATACTGAATCCTCAAGCCGTTGCAGCCTTATATCAAGACCAATAA
- a CDS encoding helix-turn-helix domain-containing protein yields MEKSNIYIGEVIRSVMADNQITKAELARRLGVRPQSVDYMLTRKSIDTDTLYNVSRALNYDFAMLYSLHEGQTNCDIKESSYNVATAKVLVELELKPEDLAKLNLKKRISDVLK; encoded by the coding sequence ATGGAAAAGAGTAATATATATATTGGCGAGGTTATCAGGAGTGTTATGGCTGATAACCAGATTACTAAGGCTGAACTTGCAAGAAGATTGGGTGTTAGACCTCAAAGTGTCGATTATATGTTGACACGGAAAAGTATTGATACGGATACGTTATACAACGTTTCAAGAGCATTGAACTATGACTTTGCTATGCTATACTCTTTACATGAAGGACAGACAAATTGTGATATAAAAGAATCCTCATATAATGTCGCTACCGCTAAGGTGTTGGTGGAGTTGGAATTAAAACCGGAGGATTTGGCAAAATTGAACTTGAAAAAGAGAATCTCTGATGTGTTGAAATGA